The following are encoded together in the Astyanax mexicanus isolate ESR-SI-001 chromosome 8, AstMex3_surface, whole genome shotgun sequence genome:
- the acap2a gene encoding arf-GAP with coiled-coil, ANK repeat and PH domain-containing protein 2, with protein MKVTVDFEDCLKDSPRFRATVEDVEEDVGGLESKLDKLVKLCIGMIDAGRAYSQANRQFVNGVRELALQSSRDDVIGSSLAAFAETLQEMNNYHTILFDQAQRSVKTQLHTFVKEDLKKFKDAKKQFDKVSEEKEVAQVKNAQIPRNKQHEVDEATNILTTTRKCFRHIALDYVLQINVLQSKKRLEILKSMLSFMNANLSFFQQGYRLFTDLQPLMKHLGGQLDQLVVDSAKEKRDMEQKHSAIQQQAALQDFSTEDTGLDYKIDTENGIAMEGYLFKRASNAFKTWNRRWFSIQHSQLVYQKRFRDNPTVVVEDLRLCTVKQCEDVERRFCFEVVSPTKSCMLQADSEKLRQTWTRAVQNSIACAYRENGDEPTIPLDRQASGSVGSLDSLGDGRGLRSESALQRVLSVSGNAHCCDCGQSEPRWASINLGITLCIECSGIHRSLGVHNSKVRSLTLDSWEPELLKLMCELGNGVINQIYEARRAEMGWKKPQPGDPRQEIEAFIRAKYVEKKFVQRPATQEQRSKVMALSKQDKRLKGSVEFLPPRPPPPTPKLRTASSTSAPLGGQEVRRDSLFCPDELDSLFSYFDTSSKLRSLRSADSGIQNSTDGSREMLASTPSNSSLSEPELQEESLVPQTQVESPRGFSELMEPGPGLLLYWASCACSLPDMAEAFALGADANWVNGDDQNRTPLMQAVQGGSLVTCEFLLQNAANVDQPDSRGRAALHHATILGHTGQVCLFLKRGAQQGAVDSDGRTPLSIAVEAANADIVTLLRLAKMSEELKESEGSLGQTGHYLHSQNQTDQQYRKCIQEFITQQLDES; from the exons tCTAGTTTAGCTGCGTTTGCTGAGACGCTGCAGGAGATGAACAACTATCACACA ATATTGTTTGATCAAGCTCAGCGTTCGGTGAAGACTCAGCTCCACACCTTCGTGAAGGA GGATCTGAAGAAGTTTAAGGATGCGAAGAAGCAGTTTGATAAGGTGAGCGAGGAGAAGGAGGTGGCGCAGGTGAAGAACGCTCAAATTCCCAGGAATAAACAGCACGAGGTGGACGAGGCCACCAACATCCTCACCACCACCCGCAAGTGCTTCCGCCACATCGCCCTCGACTACGTCCTGCAG atCAACGTCCTTCAGTCCAAGAAGAGGCTGGAAATCCTCAAATCG ATGCTGTCCTTCATGAACGCCAACCTGAGCTTCTTCCAGCAGGGCTATCGGCTCTTCACCGACCTGCAGCCCCTCATGAAGCACCTCGGGGGACAG TTGGATCAGCTGGTGGTCGACTCGGCCAAAGAGAAGAGAGACATGGAGCAGAAACATTCAGCCATCCAgcagcag GCGGCGCTACAG gatttCTCCACTGAGGATACGGGGCTTGATTATAAAATAGACACAGAGAATGGAATCGCTATGGAGGGATATCTGTTCAAACGAGCCAGCAACGCCTTTAAAACCTggaacag ACGCTGGTTCTCCATTCAGCACAGTCAACTCGTTTATCAGAAGAGGTTCAGG GATAACCCGACGGTGGTGGTGGAGGATCTGAGGTTGTGTACGGTGAAGCAGTGTGAGGACGTGGAGCGACGCTTCTGCTTCGAGGTCGTCTCTCCGACCAA GAGCTGTATGCTGCAGGCTGACTCAGAGAAGCTGCGTCAGACCTGGACCAGAGCCGTACAGAACAGCATCGCCTGCGCTTACCGAGAGAACGGAGACGAGCCCACCATC CCGCTGGATCGTCAGGCATCGGGGTCGGTGGGCAGTCTGGACTCTCTGGGAGATGGGCGGGGCCTGAGGAGTGAGAGCGCCCTCCAGAGAGTGCTGTCCGTCAGCGGCAACGCCCACTGCTGCGACTGCGGCCAATCAGAACCGCGCTGGGCCAGCATCAACCTGGGGATTACACTGTGCATCGAGTGCTCCGGAATACACAG GAGTCTGGGTGTTCATAACTCTAAGGTTAGGTCTCTCACGCTGGACTCGTGGGAACCAGAGCTTCTGAAG CTGATGTGTGAGTTGGGGAATGGAGTGATTAATCAGATCTACGAGGCTCGCCGGGCCGAGATGGGCTGGAAGAAACCGCAGCCAGGAGACCCCCG GCAGGAGATCGAGGCGTTTATTCGAGCGAAGTACGTGGAGAAGAAGTTCGTACAGAGGCCGGCCACTCAGGAGCAGAGGTCAAAGGTCATGGCTCTGAGTAAACAGGACAAGCGACTGAAGGGCAGTGTGGAGTTCCTGCCCCCCCGACCCCCACCTCCCACCCCCAAGCTCCGCACCGCCTCCAGCACCTCAG CGCCCCTCGGTGGGCAGGAGGTGCGTAGAGACTCGCTGTTCTGCCCTGATGAGCTGGACTCCCTCTTCTCTTACTTCGACACGTCCTCCAAACTGAGGAGCT TGAGGAGTGCAGACAGTGGTATACAGAACAGCACCGACGGCAGCCGAGAGATGCTGGCCTCCACGCCGTCCAACAGCAGCCTGAGTGAACCAG AGCTGCAGGAAGAGTCTCTGGTTCCTCAGACTCAGGTGGAGTCTCCGCGGGGGTTCTCGGAGCTGATGGAACCGGGTCCGGGTCTGCTGCTGTACTGGGCTTCCTGCGCCTGCAGTCTGCCGGACATGGCCGAAGCCTTCGCCCTCGGAGCCGACGCCAACTGGGTCAACGGGGACGACCAGAACCGCACGCCACTCATGCAGGCTGTACAGGGG GGTTCTCTGGTCACTTGTGAGTTCCTGCTGCAGAATGCGGCGAATGTGGATCAGCCGGACTCTCGCGGCAGAGCAGCTCTACACCACGCTACGATACTGGGCCATACAGG GCAGGTGTGTTTGTTTCTGAAGCGTGGAGCCCAGCAGGGGGCAGTAGACTCAGACGGTCGGACCCCTCTATCCATCGCTGTGGAAGCAGCTAACGCCGACATCGTTACCCT GTTGCGTCTGGCTAAGATGAGCGAGGAGCTGAAGGAGTCGGAGGGTTCTCTGGGTCAGACGGGTCATTACCTCCACTCTCAGAACCAGACGGATCAGCAGTACAGGAAGTGCATCCAGGAGTTCATCACCCAGCAGCTGGACGAGTCCTAA